ACAATAACAGTAAGATTGAAATACTACGGGAGAATATAGACAGGCAGGAAATAGAGCTACTCTATTCGATCCTTCGGGATGGGGCCGATGCGGGAATCTTCTCGATCAAACAACCCCGGCGCTTGGCTAATTCTCTGCAATCCGTCTTTAAAAGTTTGGAATTCGGTTTTATACGCCAGTACGAACATCAACCACGACCACAAGTGATTAACGAGTATATTAACATATTATTTCACGGTATAATTAAGAAATAAACTAACACACACTATTATATGGAATTATATATCAACGCCTTCGCCCATTATCTCCCGGACGACCGAGTACCAAACTCCTACTTCAAGGACGTAAATGGTCTGGACGACGAGTGGATTCGCACCCGTACCGGAATAAGCACCCGGAGCAAGGCTGGCGAAAACGAGAACACGAATACCATGGCCCTGGAGGCTGTTAAACGCCTGAATGAAAAACTACCCTTCCCCATAGAGGAAGTCGACTTGATCGTGGCAGCCACTTACTCGCCTCACGACACGGTAGCCACGGCAGCACACATGATACAACGCCATTTCAAAGCACGAGCTGCACGTTGTCTCACCGTTTCGGCAGCCTGCTCCTCGTTTATCAATGCCATGGAAATCGTTGAAGGGTATTTTGCCATGAACAAGGCAACGAAAGCAATCGTCGTGGCATCCGAGCATAACACGGAATACAGCAACGAGACGTGTCCGCAAAGCGGTCATCTATGGGGTGACGGGTCTGTGGCTATTGCCATCTCCACTATGCCGGAAGGAGAAAAAGCCGCCCGCATACTTAATATATTCACCCGCGGACTTGGCCACATCGGTAAAGCAGACACTGCCGTATATTTACGCCCACATCACGGGGGGATCGGAATGCCGGAAGGACGTGACGTGTTTATCAATGCCTGCCATTACATGATCGAAGGCTTAAATGCTGTAACCAACAGCCAAGGTATAAAACTGACAGACTTGAAATTCATCGCATCACACCAAGCGAACAAGCGAATCATGGCTACCGTCGCACGTCAGATCGATTTTCCGGAAGATCATATGCTGTCGAACATTGAAGAGGTAGGTAACACGGGATGTCCCAGTTGCGCCATCGCCTTATCGCAAAACCTTGACCGGGTCGACCATGGCGACCTCGTGGCTCTCTCCGTGTTCGGGGGTGGATACTCTTGCGGGGCAGCGCTATTACAATTTCTTTAAGCAAATACAGAATTAAAAATAATGAAGGAGTGGCAAAAAATTTCTGCCACTCCTTCATCTTCAATCCACACGTAATAAATTATCCATCTGCATGACGATATAAGGTTTCCAACGGGCAAACATCTCTTCAAAAGACTCCCCTTTTTCAAGAAAAAGAGATGCACAAAGGTCTTTCATCACGAAAGGCATGATCAACAAGCTATAAAACGTGAAAAAGACAAAACGTAGAGGTACAGGCTTCAGTCGCCCGGAATCCATCTCATCTTGCAAACTTCGCGCTATCTCTAGAAAATTCCGTTCCAATCGTAAATCGGCAAGCGTGTTGATCAAATGATTAACATCCCGATTCGATTCTCTCATCACGAACAACGGCAAACGCGGGTTTTCACTAAATACCTCAAAATAAGCATCAATGACACCCCCTACACGCTCCGTAACAGGTTTATCCTTCTGCAAGACAATATCCTGTATTTTGGGGAGCAGAAACAGCACGATCTCCCCGAAAACAGCCTGAAACATCCGCTCCTTCGTCCGAAAATAATAATGCAACCCCGGACGGTTAATACCCACCTTCGCCGCAATATCACTCATGCTGGTCTCGGCAAAACCGTTTTCTATAAATTGTTGTTTAGCTATCTCTATAATCTTTGTTTCCAGATTCTCATTACTAACAGATTCCGTCATGACACTATCCCTTTAAATTATCTATAAATAACAAAACGCGATTAGTTATATTCACATCACTAACACCACTATCAAAATCTAAAGATAGTAAATTAATATCCGGGAAGAAACTTTTTACACGTTTTTCAATACCTTTAGCCACTATATGGTTGGCTATACAACCGAAAGGTTGTAGTCCCAACACGTTTTTCACCCCCTGTCGGGCATAAGACATCACCTCGGCAGGCAACAGCCACCCCTCGCCAAACTGGGCGTTCAGGGAAACGACCTTTCGGGCATCCTCCGCCTCTTCAAAAATATCCCCGAAAGGAATAAAATAGCGGAAACGCCCGGCAATCCGGTTTACCCGGTCTATTTGTTTCTTCACCGTCTTATAACCCAAATCATACACGAATTCGGGTAACTGCCTTTTTTCCATGTACGACTCCACCTTCACTTTCCGGTTCACGAAACTCTGCATGAAGAAACCGGTAATCATGGGCGGCACCACCTCTATCCCACGTTCTATTAACCACCCGGTTATATTCTTGTGAGAAAAAGGATTAAACTTCAGAAAGATCTCGCCAACAATACCAACCTTAGGACGAGTCTCATCTTTACAGATTCGATCAAAGTCAGCAGCGGCCATGGAAAGACAACGGAACAATTCCTTT
The window above is part of the Butyricimonas paravirosa genome. Proteins encoded here:
- a CDS encoding 3-oxoacyl-ACP synthase III family protein — protein: MELYINAFAHYLPDDRVPNSYFKDVNGLDDEWIRTRTGISTRSKAGENENTNTMALEAVKRLNEKLPFPIEEVDLIVAATYSPHDTVATAAHMIQRHFKARAARCLTVSAACSSFINAMEIVEGYFAMNKATKAIVVASEHNTEYSNETCPQSGHLWGDGSVAIAISTMPEGEKAARILNIFTRGLGHIGKADTAVYLRPHHGGIGMPEGRDVFINACHYMIEGLNAVTNSQGIKLTDLKFIASHQANKRIMATVARQIDFPEDHMLSNIEEVGNTGCPSCAIALSQNLDRVDHGDLVALSVFGGGYSCGAALLQFL
- a CDS encoding TetR/AcrR family transcriptional regulator, whose protein sequence is MTESVSNENLETKIIEIAKQQFIENGFAETSMSDIAAKVGINRPGLHYYFRTKERMFQAVFGEIVLFLLPKIQDIVLQKDKPVTERVGGVIDAYFEVFSENPRLPLFVMRESNRDVNHLINTLADLRLERNFLEIARSLQDEMDSGRLKPVPLRFVFFTFYSLLIMPFVMKDLCASLFLEKGESFEEMFARWKPYIVMQMDNLLRVD